A single Natrinema pellirubrum DSM 15624 DNA region contains:
- the pyrI gene encoding aspartate carbamoyltransferase regulatory subunit, translated as MSNDHDHHDGNDDHELRVSKIRDGTVIDHVRGGQALNVLAILGIDGTNGEEVSVGMNVPSNRFARKDIVKVEGRELSQDEVDVLSLIAPDATINIVRDYDVVEKHRVERPDVVEGVLSCPNAGCITTGDEPVTSRFTVLEDGVRCSYCETIVREEIASLIET; from the coding sequence ATGAGTAACGATCACGACCACCACGACGGTAACGACGACCACGAACTGCGGGTCAGCAAGATCCGTGACGGGACCGTCATCGATCACGTCCGCGGCGGACAGGCACTGAACGTCCTCGCGATACTCGGCATCGACGGGACCAACGGCGAGGAGGTCTCGGTCGGGATGAACGTTCCCTCCAACCGGTTCGCACGCAAGGACATCGTCAAGGTCGAGGGTCGCGAACTCAGTCAGGACGAGGTCGACGTCCTCTCGCTGATCGCGCCCGACGCGACGATCAACATCGTCCGCGACTACGACGTCGTCGAGAAACACCGCGTCGAACGCCCCGACGTCGTCGAAGGTGTCCTCTCGTGTCCCAACGCCGGCTGTATTACGACCGGCGACGAGCCCGTCACCTCACGGTTTACCGTCCTCGAGGACGGCGTCCGCTGTTCGTACTGCGAGACGATCGTCCGCGAGGAGATCGCCTCGCTGATCGAGACGTAA